From a single Paenibacillus sp. FSL W8-0426 genomic region:
- a CDS encoding MMPL family transporter: protein MAKMLYRLGWWSAKNRLKVIWIGLLSLLVTAGFALSIGPAFGEGSSMPGLKSQDALELLSKEFPSPKDDGGKIQMVMKTPWHEDLSASSARQFIQQNLKIIAKDTSVQSTVSPYDTKTISEDQTIGVATINYKVAGDEVTDQSKERVEQVAHAMRDAGWGVELTGTGYVQMETGGATEAIGILFAFIILSITFTSFLTGMLPIITAIVGLVLGLMGVLLASNVTEMTSSSLSLAAMLGLAVGIDYALFIVSRFRQQRAEGYGIHESIAIANATAGSSVVFAGITVIIGLIGLSVAQISFLTAMGIAGALCVFTAVITAIVIVPAILGLLGKRLDPEKKNRFLSLFVSKSKKTGVDSRWGSFVTRRPWSILVIGAGLLAIVASPFSHLNLGMPDDAQKSTAKTERRAYDLLSEGFGAGYHSPIIVLAKTSGNEENDSNTEKINQVVSEFKKFPNVASVSPAIPGSSGEVSMIRIIPSTGAHDVQTKELVEQIRSKAPEMQKEQNVQVMVTGSTVVSIDISQKLNDAIPKFGLVVVGLAFVLLMVVFRSLLVPIKAVLGFVLSFMATLGFVVYVVQDGKLGHWFGFEAPGPVLNFLPIIVVGVLFGLAMDYEVFLVSRMREEYKHTGNARRAVLAGIKNSGAVVTSAGLIMISVFTGFMMAEDPIVKSMGFALAFGILFDAFVVRLMLVPAIMTILGKSAWYLPKWLDRLIPNLDIEGESVLQELERDKAA, encoded by the coding sequence ATGGCTAAAATGTTGTATCGACTGGGATGGTGGTCGGCCAAAAATCGATTGAAAGTGATATGGATCGGATTACTGAGCCTGCTGGTCACCGCAGGTTTTGCATTATCCATCGGACCGGCGTTTGGTGAAGGTTCGTCCATGCCTGGATTGAAATCACAGGATGCATTGGAACTGCTGTCCAAGGAGTTCCCTTCACCGAAAGATGATGGCGGAAAGATTCAAATGGTGATGAAAACGCCTTGGCATGAAGATCTGTCCGCAAGTTCAGCCCGGCAGTTCATTCAGCAGAATTTGAAAATAATCGCCAAGGATACAAGCGTACAATCGACTGTAAGTCCTTATGACACCAAAACCATTAGCGAAGACCAAACCATAGGGGTTGCGACAATTAACTACAAGGTTGCGGGTGACGAAGTTACAGACCAGTCCAAAGAACGGGTGGAACAGGTTGCTCATGCGATGCGCGATGCAGGCTGGGGAGTTGAGCTAACCGGCACGGGGTACGTGCAGATGGAAACCGGCGGGGCGACCGAAGCCATCGGCATCCTCTTTGCCTTTATCATTTTATCCATTACCTTCACTTCGTTTCTGACAGGCATGCTGCCCATTATTACTGCTATTGTGGGGCTCGTACTTGGGCTGATGGGCGTGCTTTTGGCTTCGAATGTAACGGAAATGACTTCAAGTTCGCTTTCATTGGCAGCCATGCTTGGACTGGCCGTGGGCATCGACTATGCGCTGTTCATCGTTTCCCGGTTCCGTCAGCAACGAGCAGAAGGATATGGCATACATGAATCCATTGCGATTGCCAATGCTACTGCGGGTAGTTCCGTCGTATTCGCGGGCATCACGGTCATCATCGGACTGATTGGGCTTTCCGTCGCACAGATTTCGTTTTTGACGGCAATGGGGATTGCAGGTGCATTGTGCGTATTCACGGCGGTCATCACAGCAATTGTTATTGTGCCCGCCATTCTGGGGCTGCTTGGAAAACGGTTGGATCCGGAAAAGAAAAACCGTTTCTTATCCCTGTTTGTGAGCAAGTCCAAAAAAACGGGCGTAGATAGCCGCTGGGGAAGTTTCGTGACAAGACGACCTTGGTCCATTCTGGTGATCGGGGCCGGCCTGCTTGCCATTGTTGCTTCACCATTCAGTCATTTGAATTTGGGCATGCCGGATGATGCGCAAAAGTCCACGGCCAAGACGGAGCGTCGGGCATACGATTTGTTATCCGAAGGTTTTGGTGCCGGATACCACAGTCCGATTATTGTGCTGGCGAAAACGTCGGGCAATGAAGAGAACGATTCGAATACGGAAAAGATAAATCAGGTGGTAAGCGAATTTAAAAAATTTCCGAATGTGGCCAGTGTGTCCCCTGCAATCCCAGGTTCGTCGGGAGAAGTCAGCATGATCCGCATCATTCCTTCCACAGGTGCGCATGATGTTCAAACGAAAGAGCTTGTGGAACAGATTCGCAGCAAAGCCCCTGAGATGCAAAAAGAACAAAACGTGCAGGTCATGGTGACCGGAAGCACGGTCGTCAGCATTGATATTTCACAGAAATTGAATGATGCAATCCCGAAATTTGGGTTGGTTGTTGTCGGTTTGGCCTTTGTTCTGCTTATGGTTGTATTCCGTTCCCTGCTTGTACCCATCAAGGCAGTACTGGGTTTTGTGCTCTCCTTTATGGCAACCCTGGGTTTCGTCGTTTATGTCGTTCAGGATGGCAAGCTGGGCCACTGGTTTGGATTCGAAGCTCCCGGGCCTGTGCTGAATTTCCTGCCGATTATCGTCGTCGGCGTTCTTTTCGGGCTCGCCATGGACTACGAAGTGTTTTTGGTCAGCCGGATGAGGGAAGAGTATAAACATACGGGGAATGCGCGACGAGCCGTTTTGGCAGGAATCAAAAATAGCGGTGCTGTCGTGACGTCTGCCGGCCTGATCATGATCTCGGTGTTTACGGGGTTTATGATGGCTGAAGATCCGATCGTTAAATCGATGGGGTTTGCGCTTGCATTCGGCATTCTGTTCGATGCATTCGTCGTGCGTTTAATGCTGGTGCCTGCCATCATGACGATCCTTGGGAAGTCTGCCTGGTATTTGCCGAAGTGGCTTGATCGCCTCATACCGAACCTTGATATTGAAGGCGAGAGCGTATTGCAGGAACTTGAACGGGACAAAGCGGCGTAA
- the pcp gene encoding pyroglutamyl-peptidase I has translation MSRTILLTGFEPFGGDAINPAQKVLEWFEGRSIEGYSIYAKELPTVFGSSIEQLCEAIDEIKPELVICLGLAAGRPDITVERIAINVDDARIPDNEGNQPPGQPIFPDGPAAYWSTLPIKAMVNAMNEQGIPASVSNTAGTFVCNHVFYGLMHKLEQCGGRARGGFIHIPMLPEQAVSRSGPSMGMEMILKGVEAGIRAAILHPSDIVAAHGQIC, from the coding sequence ATGAGCAGAACGATTCTGTTAACCGGTTTTGAGCCTTTCGGCGGGGATGCAATCAATCCGGCGCAAAAGGTACTCGAATGGTTTGAAGGGCGATCCATCGAGGGTTATTCGATCTATGCCAAGGAACTGCCGACCGTGTTTGGTTCGTCGATCGAGCAGCTTTGCGAAGCGATCGACGAAATAAAGCCGGAGTTGGTGATATGCCTTGGCTTGGCTGCGGGCCGACCTGACATTACGGTGGAACGGATCGCCATCAATGTGGATGATGCACGCATTCCGGACAATGAAGGCAATCAGCCTCCGGGCCAGCCCATCTTTCCGGACGGTCCGGCCGCTTATTGGTCGACGCTTCCCATTAAAGCTATGGTGAATGCGATGAACGAGCAGGGCATCCCGGCTTCGGTATCCAATACGGCAGGAACGTTTGTGTGCAATCATGTTTTTTACGGTTTAATGCATAAACTCGAACAATGCGGAGGCCGCGCTCGGGGAGGCTTCATCCACATCCCGATGCTTCCGGAACAAGCGGTATCGCGCAGCGGACCGAGCATGGGCATGGAGATGATCCTGAAAGGAGTGGAAGCAGGCATTCGCGCGGCCATCTTGCATCCGAGCGACATTGTTGCTGCCCACGGGCAGATATGTTGA
- a CDS encoding glycosyltransferase: MMNLSLIIPVCNDERNIYDLYMDIKDAFHERLERYEIIFVNDGSKDGSDRVLREIVQIDPCVRRISLDRTYGKSAAIQAGILHSSYPLIALMDASMQTHPKDIFKLMPFIRRKDFVNGRWRTCDDKFLNKVSMDLGSRIRCWITGHKNIDSICPLQLFKREVADRLFFFNGIDRFLPVMARMHGFSVIEVTVERNRARSSTQRRFFHNICAGVMDAIVVALLKTRVIRYKTKSG, from the coding sequence ATGATGAATCTTTCGTTAATCATCCCTGTTTGCAATGACGAACGAAATATTTATGACCTGTATATGGATATTAAGGACGCTTTTCATGAGCGGCTGGAACGTTATGAAATTATTTTCGTCAATGACGGGAGCAAGGACGGCAGCGATCGGGTATTGCGTGAAATTGTGCAAATCGATCCTTGCGTGAGAAGGATCAGCCTTGACCGGACATACGGGAAAAGCGCGGCCATTCAGGCAGGCATCCTGCATTCCAGCTATCCGCTCATCGCGCTGATGGATGCCAGCATGCAAACCCATCCCAAAGATATTTTCAAATTAATGCCGTTTATCCGCAGAAAAGATTTTGTGAACGGAAGATGGCGCACATGCGACGACAAATTTCTGAATAAAGTGTCCATGGATTTGGGAAGCCGCATCCGATGTTGGATTACAGGCCATAAAAATATAGATTCGATATGTCCGCTGCAGCTTTTTAAAAGGGAAGTAGCCGATCGTTTGTTTTTCTTCAATGGCATCGATCGATTTCTGCCCGTGATGGCGAGGATGCATGGATTTTCCGTGATAGAGGTCACGGTTGAACGGAATCGTGCGAGGAGCAGCACACAACGTCGTTTCTTCCATAATATCTGTGCAGGCGTGATGGACGCCATCGTCGTCGCATTGCTGAAGACAAGAGTGATCCGGTATAAAACGAAGAGCGGATAA
- a CDS encoding chromate transporter has translation MENNKVVTPHEPKSKLKALLEVLTVSTKLGLTSFGGPIAHLGYFHEEYVRRRKWMDERSYADLVALCQFLPGPASSQVGIGIGVIRAGLLGGLTAWLGFTLPSVIALMLFALLLQGMDIGSAGWIHGLKIVAVAIVAQAVLGMGQKLTPDRSRATLAMVTASVILLWQTAFTQILMIVIAGILGMMQYRKTATSEMTDLSVPVSRKFALFCIAAFVGLLILLPWLSPLDRSGWLSFFDRFYRSGALVFGGGHVVLPLLEREVVPTGLVSESDFLAGYGAAQAVPGPLFTFAGYLGTMISGFTGALIATLAIFLPAFLLVVGALPFWNSLRKSSKMQGALTGINAAVVGILLAALYDPLWTTAIVAPVDFALASFLFLMLVFWKVPPWVVVVAGALGGTIINFLSPCFC, from the coding sequence GTGGAAAACAATAAAGTCGTAACCCCGCATGAACCGAAAAGCAAACTCAAAGCACTTCTTGAAGTGTTGACCGTATCCACCAAACTCGGCCTGACTTCATTCGGAGGACCGATTGCCCATCTGGGGTATTTTCATGAGGAATACGTGCGCCGCCGAAAGTGGATGGATGAACGTAGTTATGCGGATTTAGTAGCATTGTGTCAGTTTTTGCCTGGCCCTGCCAGCAGTCAAGTAGGGATTGGCATTGGCGTCATCCGTGCCGGATTGCTTGGGGGATTGACGGCCTGGCTGGGTTTTACGCTTCCATCAGTCATTGCTCTGATGTTGTTCGCTCTCCTTTTGCAAGGGATGGATATTGGAAGTGCAGGCTGGATTCATGGTCTTAAAATCGTTGCTGTTGCCATTGTCGCACAAGCCGTGCTTGGGATGGGGCAAAAACTGACGCCTGACCGCAGCAGGGCAACCCTTGCTATGGTTACCGCTTCCGTAATCCTCTTGTGGCAAACGGCCTTCACTCAAATCCTGATGATTGTTATTGCAGGCATCCTTGGAATGATGCAATATCGTAAAACAGCAACTTCTGAGATGACAGACTTGTCCGTACCCGTTAGCCGTAAATTCGCCCTTTTCTGTATAGCTGCCTTTGTTGGACTTCTTATTCTTCTCCCGTGGCTTAGCCCGTTGGATCGCTCGGGCTGGCTGTCTTTCTTTGATCGCTTCTACCGATCGGGAGCGCTTGTGTTTGGCGGTGGTCACGTCGTTCTTCCGCTGTTGGAACGTGAAGTCGTCCCTACAGGTCTGGTCAGCGAGTCCGACTTTTTGGCAGGGTATGGTGCGGCACAGGCTGTACCTGGACCACTATTCACCTTTGCTGGATATTTGGGAACAATGATAAGCGGGTTTACAGGCGCTTTGATTGCCACGCTCGCTATATTTTTGCCTGCTTTTCTTTTGGTCGTAGGTGCACTGCCCTTCTGGAATTCTTTACGCAAAAGCTCAAAAATGCAAGGAGCTTTAACCGGGATTAACGCAGCCGTTGTAGGCATCCTGTTGGCGGCGCTGTATGATCCGCTTTGGACTACGGCGATTGTGGCCCCTGTTGATTTTGCACTGGCATCCTTTTTATTTCTGATGCTCGTTTTTTGGAAAGTACCGCCGTGGGTCGTGGTTGTTGCCGGCGCATTGGGAGGCACCATCATTAACTTTCTTTCACCTTGTTTTTGTTAA
- a CDS encoding response regulator transcription factor → MNTYKIMIVDDHYVVREGLKLILETGEQFQVIAEAENGKQAVQMLEKQLPDIILMDLNMPVMGGLEAMQILKDRNCEVPVIILTTYNEDELMIKGLALGAKGYLLKDTSRESLFRSIESAVRGETLLSSDMLEKVIQAKMQPKSESTTVSSKLALTDKELMILQFVSKGYKSKEIAAAMDVSERTIKAHLTSVYNKLGVDSRSQAVAIAMERGILKS, encoded by the coding sequence ATGAATACGTATAAAATCATGATTGTTGACGATCATTATGTGGTCCGTGAAGGTCTCAAGCTTATTCTGGAGACAGGCGAGCAATTTCAGGTCATCGCTGAAGCGGAAAACGGGAAACAAGCCGTACAAATGCTGGAGAAACAGCTGCCGGATATCATTTTGATGGATCTGAACATGCCGGTCATGGGCGGATTGGAAGCGATGCAAATCCTCAAGGATCGAAACTGTGAAGTGCCGGTCATCATTTTGACCACTTATAATGAGGACGAATTGATGATTAAAGGGCTTGCGCTCGGCGCCAAGGGGTATCTGCTTAAGGATACCAGCCGCGAAAGCCTGTTCCGCAGCATTGAATCCGCAGTGAGAGGTGAAACGCTGCTCTCCTCGGATATGTTGGAGAAGGTCATCCAGGCCAAGATGCAGCCCAAAAGCGAAAGCACCACGGTAAGCAGCAAGTTGGCACTGACTGACAAAGAACTTATGATTCTGCAATTTGTATCCAAAGGATATAAAAGCAAAGAAATTGCTGCAGCCATGGATGTATCCGAGCGTACGATCAAAGCGCATTTAACGAGCGTGTATAATAAACTTGGCGTCGATTCCAGATCACAGGCCGTTGCCATCGCCATGGAACGCGGCATATTAAAATCATAG
- a CDS encoding sensor histidine kinase: MFGKFKNKEDTNELFAFRLPILIWLGLVYAATIIMQSIKEPMIVSSLCFSLLFIIHVYLHLSSYRFLEKNFWLYFFLQSILIYFCAIIMPEGYQPVLIGLLPALIAQTLGYSFSVKRAVFVSIISVMIFFDSALTVGERQELFLFIPIFIMMLIIVIAYTVLFFRQVHERLRIRSFLMDLQEAHKKVEELTLSNERQRMARDLHDTLAQGLAGIIMRLEATNAHLAQGRTERAHEIVQQSLTQARRTLAEARRAIDDLRSTSTSDMNFKESIEDEMIHFKHATGIPIEATIRWSRPLTRLIMEHSLHIVKECLTNIARHAKANMVLLTVTDQHGALTIEIKDNGVGFNVDTIGKLSGHYGLLGIQERARLVGGTLTLSSSEDGTCITLEIPLDEGVHDE; the protein is encoded by the coding sequence ATGTTTGGCAAGTTCAAAAATAAAGAGGATACAAATGAACTGTTTGCGTTCAGGCTGCCCATTCTGATCTGGCTTGGACTGGTATACGCAGCTACGATAATCATGCAGTCGATCAAGGAACCCATGATCGTTTCGTCATTGTGTTTTTCCTTACTGTTTATCATTCATGTCTATCTTCATCTCAGTTCTTATCGCTTCCTTGAAAAAAACTTCTGGTTATACTTTTTTTTACAAAGTATTTTGATTTACTTCTGCGCCATTATTATGCCAGAAGGGTATCAGCCTGTTCTGATCGGGCTGCTTCCGGCGCTGATTGCGCAAACGCTCGGATATTCCTTTAGCGTCAAAAGAGCCGTGTTCGTTTCCATCATTAGTGTCATGATCTTTTTTGATTCTGCCTTAACGGTGGGAGAGCGACAAGAGCTCTTTTTATTTATCCCCATCTTCATTATGATGCTGATTATCGTCATCGCGTATACGGTGTTGTTTTTTCGCCAAGTGCATGAACGGCTTCGTATTCGAAGCTTTCTCATGGATTTGCAGGAAGCGCATAAAAAGGTGGAGGAGCTGACCCTTTCCAATGAACGGCAGCGTATGGCAAGGGATCTGCACGATACGCTCGCACAAGGACTTGCGGGAATCATCATGCGGCTGGAAGCGACGAATGCGCATTTGGCGCAAGGACGCACCGAGCGGGCTCACGAAATTGTTCAGCAGTCGCTGACGCAGGCACGAAGAACATTGGCTGAGGCAAGAAGGGCCATCGATGACCTGAGGTCAACCTCAACGTCTGATATGAATTTCAAGGAAAGCATCGAAGACGAGATGATTCATTTCAAACATGCTACCGGCATTCCGATCGAAGCGACTATTCGATGGAGCAGACCTTTAACGAGACTCATCATGGAGCATAGTCTGCACATCGTTAAAGAATGCCTTACGAACATTGCTCGGCACGCCAAGGCGAACATGGTATTATTGACGGTGACCGATCAGCATGGTGCCTTAACCATTGAGATTAAGGATAACGGGGTCGGCTTTAACGTGGACACCATCGGCAAACTTTCCGGGCATTACGGATTGCTTGGCATTCAAGAGCGGGCCAGATTAGTGGGCGGAACGCTTACGTTGTCCAGCAGTGAAGACGGAACATGCATTACATTGGAAATCCCATTGGATGAGGGAGTACATGATGAATGA
- a CDS encoding sigma-70 family RNA polymerase sigma factor gives MNEHELFQTYSKDVYRTCLYMLKNSQDAEDACHDVFVIVFRQDWRSVTYLKSWIMRIAMNQCLNVIRKNKVKHDKQHQLQALHDQMSQKTDAVDNIVMTKFSNEELEKQLQMLPDKLRSVMTLRFIGDLTIAEIAAALGIPQGTVNSRLHKALKLIRKKMESYEKRTMRGESYVGLR, from the coding sequence GTGAACGAGCATGAACTGTTTCAAACTTACAGCAAAGATGTTTATCGTACCTGCCTGTACATGCTGAAGAACAGCCAGGATGCGGAAGACGCTTGCCACGACGTATTCGTCATCGTGTTCCGCCAGGACTGGAGAAGCGTGACCTATCTGAAAAGCTGGATTATGCGCATTGCGATGAACCAGTGTCTGAACGTGATCCGAAAAAACAAAGTCAAACATGACAAGCAGCATCAATTGCAAGCATTGCACGACCAGATGAGCCAAAAAACCGATGCGGTGGACAACATCGTCATGACCAAATTTTCGAACGAGGAATTGGAGAAACAACTGCAGATGCTGCCGGACAAGCTGCGCAGCGTCATGACGCTGCGATTTATCGGTGATCTTACCATTGCCGAGATCGCGGCAGCGCTAGGCATACCCCAAGGGACGGTAAATTCAAGGCTGCACAAGGCTCTGAAGTTGATCCGAAAGAAGATGGAGAGTTACGAAAAACGCACCATGAGAGGAGAGAGTTATGTTGGACTCCGTTGA
- a CDS encoding LuxR C-terminal-related transcriptional regulator: METIRDVMIRLGAEEFTGRAFECQYFGRMLEAGREGTAQILNVHGTGGIGKTTLLTRFSRLADNVGAGFVRMDMQDYMGSPDLFMQDLASRLDSDGQRPMGTVTAERIIEHLHNSTAGKRIVLALDQYEEAGSIDSWLRETFFPLLRSDLLIVIAGRYPLGGPWKLSSLWRRLIVNLPLTELQYEEARTYLRRQGITDESLIDRLWLISSGHPLSLSLLAVNTGSGQFRSSAKRETHAELLQYWLEEVPDETLRSLVYAASVPRSFDLEMLQRMMEAELPREVFERLIKLSFVGSSARGWQLHDLVRDAARQSFRERQPDTFALYLERLIAVLNERIRSKMEGGSSAAADIYELISHTGHPILRAHFRYNRSSANYWEPVTEQTLPEMEKYIERRKAAAKTARIVCSDPDSDEWFRYELTGQESLLRLTGWHPAELTAFGLDSFRLLRGPDGDVLGLAAMLSVRADTLPYLLRNPLSAPCFRLLTEAHDPQENETCKFIFAVDVMDPESRELRSDSVNLIMEHVLSGTLLIACPPALPFYRDSHISMGFEPLLGIECPYVYNGGVQAAAYRLDTRGNKLHAFLEKTASLRTENGSMKEHPHSARRKAEGSLISRLTPRELEVAERIASGSTNKEIAGSLFISEAAVKKHLNAMLQKTGLKNRTQIAAELLNSRTDL, from the coding sequence GGGCGGAATCGGCAAAACCACGCTGCTGACGCGCTTTAGCCGCTTGGCGGACAATGTCGGTGCCGGGTTCGTGCGGATGGACATGCAGGATTATATGGGCAGCCCGGACCTTTTTATGCAGGATCTGGCGTCCAGACTGGACTCGGATGGGCAAAGACCTATGGGGACAGTGACTGCAGAACGAATTATCGAGCATCTCCACAACAGCACAGCGGGAAAAAGGATCGTGCTCGCACTGGATCAATACGAGGAGGCCGGAAGCATTGATTCTTGGCTCCGTGAAACCTTTTTCCCCCTTCTCCGGTCCGACCTGCTGATCGTCATTGCGGGGAGGTACCCGCTGGGCGGCCCCTGGAAGCTGTCTTCGTTATGGAGGAGGCTGATCGTTAATCTTCCGCTGACCGAATTGCAGTATGAGGAGGCTAGGACCTATCTCCGGCGGCAGGGAATCACGGACGAGTCGTTGATCGACCGGCTGTGGCTGATCTCATCAGGGCATCCGCTTTCCTTGTCGCTGCTCGCTGTCAATACGGGAAGCGGCCAATTCCGCAGCAGCGCTAAGCGGGAAACGCACGCGGAACTGCTGCAATATTGGCTTGAGGAGGTGCCTGACGAAACGCTCCGGTCCTTGGTATATGCGGCATCCGTTCCACGGAGCTTCGATCTCGAAATGCTGCAGCGGATGATGGAGGCAGAGCTGCCTCGCGAAGTATTCGAACGTTTGATCAAGCTTTCCTTTGTCGGAAGCTCTGCGAGAGGATGGCAGCTGCATGACCTTGTCCGTGACGCTGCCCGGCAGAGTTTTCGGGAACGGCAGCCGGATACGTTCGCGCTGTACCTTGAGCGGCTGATCGCGGTTCTTAACGAACGGATCCGTTCAAAAATGGAGGGGGGGTCAAGCGCCGCTGCGGATATATACGAGTTGATCAGCCACACCGGCCATCCGATTCTGCGCGCACATTTTCGGTACAATCGCAGCTCGGCAAATTATTGGGAGCCGGTGACGGAGCAGACACTGCCGGAAATGGAGAAGTATATCGAACGGCGGAAAGCCGCGGCCAAGACGGCCAGAATCGTATGCTCCGATCCGGACAGTGATGAGTGGTTCCGATATGAGTTGACGGGGCAAGAGAGCCTGCTCCGGTTAACCGGATGGCATCCAGCCGAATTGACCGCATTTGGGCTGGATTCGTTCCGTCTGCTGCGGGGACCGGATGGCGACGTTCTCGGGCTGGCGGCAATGCTGTCCGTTCGGGCCGATACGCTGCCGTATTTACTGCGGAACCCGCTTTCGGCTCCTTGCTTCCGTTTGTTAACGGAGGCACATGATCCGCAGGAGAACGAGACATGCAAATTTATATTCGCCGTAGATGTGATGGACCCGGAAAGCCGCGAATTGCGTTCGGACAGCGTTAATCTGATCATGGAACACGTTTTATCAGGGACTTTGCTCATCGCTTGCCCTCCGGCATTGCCCTTTTACCGGGATTCCCATATCAGCATGGGCTTTGAACCCTTACTCGGCATAGAATGTCCTTATGTTTACAACGGCGGCGTTCAGGCCGCAGCGTACCGTTTGGATACCCGTGGGAACAAGCTGCACGCATTTTTGGAGAAGACGGCAAGTTTACGAACGGAAAATGGTTCAATGAAAGAACATCCTCATTCGGCTCGACGAAAAGCGGAGGGCTCCCTGATAAGCCGACTAACCCCGCGGGAGCTTGAAGTAGCCGAACGCATTGCCAGCGGGTCCACGAATAAGGAAATTGCCGGCTCGCTGTTTATTAGCGAAGCGGCCGTCAAGAAACATCTGAATGCGATGCTGCAAAAGACGGGCCTAAAGAACCGTACGCAAATTGCTGCCGAGCTGCTGAATTCGCGGACAGACCTTTAA
- a CDS encoding DUF4179 domain-containing protein, with product MLDSVETKVKNHMNHANHVNYPDFDQMFASIQKDQLRMGIEGVDSRNRSKTRTAIVLGLSAAMLATPVYAAFQYDWSSILSSKSGIESALKAGYGQVIEQSVTNHGVTLTVHTAFTDENRTVLLYTLKPEAHMNGQEIRYDEIVLKDANGTPLGGRYYQEWNAEQGVYQGYYETEQVMDKPQSQLQFSITNVRYLQDVQQSIALDPADSGTQRFDIQKDGILSVEVQSFKHAEGETRIQSSVIFAQPELKAQTWARIMAYDKDQSLIKETESPGYGTDGPTGEYFSRQIFDEQKWQQQGNRFTFAYTHEQARTEGTWSLDLSLSGQQMETGAFKKALNLPLFDHPSKVDINELVVTPTQIRVTLNHDEEYFRLPYRTYQLEVGGKIMDGYVNVEGTPDPHQTELRFEQNDSILMDMDELVNKPMTLIAKERVDEHAGSGVPIRLQNISEQPRTVTMDYEGFSVKWTYYSKDGNLYVDSESTDDTFGGINQTYFLSGGDKQYSTPQFYNDAENKHTDVFKNVHAAELDLYVHNYTTRQKQDELRIPLTTTK from the coding sequence ATGTTGGACTCCGTTGAAACCAAGGTTAAAAACCATATGAATCATGCAAACCACGTCAATTATCCTGATTTTGATCAAATGTTTGCCAGCATTCAAAAGGATCAGTTGCGCATGGGCATTGAGGGCGTTGACTCACGCAACAGGTCAAAAACGAGAACGGCCATCGTGCTTGGTTTATCGGCTGCCATGCTTGCAACTCCCGTCTATGCGGCCTTCCAATACGATTGGAGCAGCATCCTTTCCAGCAAATCGGGCATCGAATCCGCGCTAAAGGCCGGTTACGGACAAGTCATCGAACAAAGCGTGACGAACCATGGAGTTACTTTAACGGTTCACACCGCTTTTACCGATGAAAACAGAACCGTTCTGTTGTATACGCTAAAGCCGGAAGCACACATGAACGGACAAGAAATCAGATATGACGAGATCGTGCTTAAAGACGCCAACGGGACGCCGCTTGGAGGACGTTATTATCAGGAGTGGAACGCGGAGCAGGGCGTATATCAAGGTTATTACGAAACAGAGCAGGTGATGGACAAGCCGCAGTCACAGCTTCAATTCTCCATTACCAACGTACGTTATCTTCAAGATGTGCAGCAATCCATTGCGTTGGACCCTGCGGATTCGGGCACACAGAGGTTCGATATTCAGAAAGACGGAATTTTATCGGTTGAAGTGCAGTCCTTCAAACATGCGGAAGGAGAGACGAGAATTCAATCCAGCGTGATCTTTGCTCAACCCGAATTGAAGGCTCAGACCTGGGCAAGAATTATGGCCTATGACAAGGATCAGAGCCTCATCAAAGAAACAGAAAGCCCGGGTTATGGCACGGACGGCCCAACGGGGGAATACTTCAGCAGGCAGATATTCGATGAACAGAAATGGCAGCAGCAGGGAAACCGTTTCACCTTTGCATACACACATGAACAGGCACGAACGGAGGGCACATGGAGCCTGGATCTGTCTTTGTCGGGGCAGCAAATGGAGACTGGGGCTTTTAAGAAGGCACTGAACCTACCGCTGTTTGACCATCCTTCCAAAGTGGACATCAACGAACTTGTTGTGACGCCAACGCAGATTCGCGTAACGTTGAACCATGATGAAGAATACTTCAGATTGCCATACCGGACTTATCAACTGGAGGTCGGCGGAAAAATCATGGACGGTTACGTCAATGTCGAGGGAACACCCGATCCCCACCAGACCGAGTTGAGGTTTGAACAGAACGACTCCATCCTGATGGACATGGACGAACTCGTCAACAAACCGATGACATTGATCGCGAAAGAGCGCGTAGACGAACATGCGGGGAGCGGAGTGCCCATCCGTTTGCAAAATATTTCAGAACAACCCCGGACGGTGACAATGGATTATGAAGGATTTTCGGTCAAGTGGACCTATTACAGCAAGGACGGGAATCTGTATGTCGATTCGGAAAGCACGGACGATACCTTTGGCGGGATCAACCAAACCTATTTCCTGAGCGGGGGCGACAAACAGTATTCGACGCCACAGTTTTATAACGATGCCGAAAACAAGCATACAGATGTGTTCAAAAACGTACACGCTGCTGAGCTGGATTTGTATGTGCACAACTATACCACCAGACAGAAACAGGATGAGCTGCGTATTCCGCTTACGACAACAAAGTGA